The proteins below are encoded in one region of Metabacillus dongyingensis:
- a CDS encoding AI-2E family transporter: MNKSKVHFWTIEILLLLLIFYVSTKVSFLFQPLIVFASTLFFPILIAGILFFIFSPVVKLLEKNKVPRTLAILILYLIFIGLILLLLSTVGPVVSQQFTDLFKNFPRYITEIRQFIMNLSESRWFTWVMTQEYVSIEETIDKMEKSLGNLTTTLPESITSSVTKVLGFVTNITLIVITVPFILFYMLKDGHKFPVTAVKILPAAYRREGIKIFEDLYKTLAAYIQGQLLVSLFVGTGCFIGYTLIGLDYALILGIIVAVANIIPYLGPFIGAAPAVVIALLDSPTKALIAAVVVTVVQQIDGNILSPLIIGKRLNTHPLTIILLLIGAGSFGGILGMILAVPTYAVLKAVLLHVIRLVKLRNRYKQETDNRKNNRDENDRKPPV, from the coding sequence TAATTTTTTACGTAAGTACGAAGGTTTCGTTTTTATTTCAGCCGCTGATTGTTTTTGCATCTACGCTGTTCTTCCCGATTTTGATTGCCGGTATCCTGTTTTTTATTTTCAGCCCTGTGGTTAAGCTGTTAGAAAAAAACAAAGTGCCAAGAACACTTGCAATCCTTATCTTGTATCTCATCTTTATCGGATTGATCTTGCTGCTTTTATCCACAGTCGGACCGGTTGTTTCTCAGCAGTTCACAGACTTGTTTAAAAATTTCCCCAGATACATAACTGAAATCAGGCAGTTCATCATGAACCTGTCTGAGTCCCGCTGGTTTACATGGGTGATGACACAAGAATATGTTTCAATTGAGGAAACGATCGACAAAATGGAAAAATCATTGGGCAATCTGACGACAACGCTGCCGGAAAGCATTACATCATCTGTAACAAAGGTTCTGGGTTTTGTTACAAATATTACCCTTATCGTCATCACGGTTCCATTCATTTTATTCTACATGCTGAAAGACGGGCATAAGTTTCCCGTCACAGCAGTCAAAATTCTGCCTGCAGCGTATAGACGTGAAGGCATCAAAATTTTTGAAGACCTTTATAAGACACTTGCCGCATATATACAGGGCCAGCTGCTTGTTTCTCTCTTTGTCGGGACAGGCTGCTTTATCGGATATACGCTGATTGGACTTGACTATGCGCTCATACTCGGGATAATTGTAGCTGTTGCAAACATCATCCCTTATTTAGGACCATTTATCGGCGCTGCACCTGCAGTGGTGATTGCTCTCCTCGATTCACCGACTAAAGCTTTGATCGCTGCAGTTGTTGTAACCGTTGTTCAGCAGATTGACGGAAATATTCTTTCACCATTAATTATCGGCAAGAGATTAAACACACACCCGCTCACCATCATTCTCCTGCTGATTGGCGCAGGCAGCTTTGGCGGTATTTTAGGAATGATTTTAGCTGTGCCGACATATGCGGTACTAAAAGCTGTTCTTTTACACGTCATCAGGCTGGTGAAATTAAGAAATAGGTATAAGCAGGAGACAGATAACCGAAAAAATAACAGAGATGAAAACGATAGAAAGCCGCCGGTGTAA